From a single Vitis vinifera cultivar Pinot Noir 40024 chromosome 18, ASM3070453v1 genomic region:
- the LOC132253179 gene encoding uncharacterized protein LOC132253179, translating to MLAHGFGLQKILMLMDRETMPPKMMKRTIYINCWSFSTNLFNGFTVEDTKHVSQAFDIVILVFLVVLYYGSFYLTRIHTTNSCFHLIGLKFKTIDGAATLVLGSGKKAVELRLQVIAKIAGYGDATQAPELFTNYNYPSPCNTKSYF from the exons ATGCTGGCCCATGGGTTTGGATTGCAAAAGATACTAATGCTGATGGACAGAGAAACTATGCCTCCCAAGATGATGAAGAGAACCATATACATAAATTGTTGGAGCTTCTCTACAAATTTGTTCAATGGATTTACCGTAGAAGACACTAAACATGTATCTCAAGCTTTTG ATATTGTTATTCTCGTATTTTTAGTGGTGCTGTATTACGGAAGCTTTTATCTGACAAGGATTCATACAACCAATTCTTGCTTTCACTTGATCGggttaaaattcaaaacaat TGATGGTGCGGCTACACTAGTGCTAGGGAGCGGTAAGAAGGCAGTTGAGCTTAGACTCCAAGTGATTGCTAAGATTGCAGGATATGGTGATGCTACTCAG GCACCTGAGTTGTTTACAAATTACAACTACCCCAGCCCTTGCAATACCAAAAGCTATTTCTAA